One genomic window of Solanum stenotomum isolate F172 chromosome 9, ASM1918654v1, whole genome shotgun sequence includes the following:
- the LOC125876327 gene encoding uncharacterized protein LOC125876327: protein MGRAEWWASNWCSYKRTTILVCSINVFVALYVLHSYTSPTINAFRYTPDQLTKMEDSNRIRKQLQPLQLIQLINGLKQEFLVDENVLQLPHQIKQKISDEILAALKHVNARDNATLQRNESWRGKKLKEARELVNRKTSNSTIAPEEAGLLAQILDVDWAELSEEIGLWIPVAIINKEHHDKPEGEEEFDNEIIASMRLPPECNVELHTDYGGDAVRWGLTHLKESVFECCIACLNQAKNAGPNDKKCNIWFYCPSENGCYSPDIYQHKNQECWLKYAEKAKSTFKDQYSESFRNAHPNAPVVVPWMFGVVSV, encoded by the exons ATGGGAAGAGCAGAGTGGTGGGCTTCTAATTGGTGTTCCTACAAACGTACCACCATTCTTGTTTGTTCAATTAACGTTTTTGTTGCTCTCTATGTGCTTCATTCATACACTTCACCAACCATCAATG CTTTTAGGTATACTCCAGATCAGCTTACCAAAATGGAAGACTCCAATCGAATAAGAAAACAACTACAACCTCTGCAACTTATTCAACTA ATAAACGGATTAAAGCAAGAATTTTTGGTTGATGAAAATGTGCTGCAATTGCCACACCAAATTAAACAGAAGATATCAGATGAAATACTAGCAGCATTGAAACATGTCAATGCCCGTGACAATGCAACACTGCAACGAA ATGAAAGTTGGCgcggaaaaaaattaaaagaagccAGGGAGCTTGTTAATAGGAAGACATCAAATTCAACTATTGCCCCCGAGGAAGCTGG TCTACTTGCACAAATTTTGGATGTTGACTGGGCTGAGCTGTCAGAAGAAATAGGTCTTTGGATACCTGttgcaataattaataaggagcATCATGACAAACCTGAGGGTGAAGAAGAATTtg ACAATGAAATCATAGCTAGCATGCGGCTTCCTCCTGAGTGTAACGTTGAACTTCATACGGATTACGGTGGAGATGCAGTCAGATGGGGACTTACCCACCTTAAAGAATCTGTATTTGAGTGTTGCATAGCCTGTTTGAATCAAGCTAAGAACGCTGGACCCAATGATAAGAAATGCAACATATGGTTTTATTGCCCATCTGAGAATGGATGCTATTCTCCAGATATTTATCAACACAAAAATCAAGAATGCTGGCTGAAATAT GCAGAGAAAGCTAAATCAACTTTTAAGGACCAATATTCTGAGTCATTCAGAAATGCACACCCAAATGCACCAGTTGTTGTTCCATGGATGTTTGGTGTTGTCAGTGTTTAA